In Flammeovirgaceae bacterium 311, one DNA window encodes the following:
- a CDS encoding signal transduction histidine kinase (COG2202 FOG: PAS/PAC domain) gives MSDGLVVVDTCWNFTYLNKKFCELVGCSSDELTGKNMWAQFPEMVGTSFYEAAHLAKEKQQFTEQADFNKKINKWLERKIYPSEKGLLILYNDITERKRAEQKTRQAQQELEEFKAALSLTTMVAVTDPDGTISWVNENFCAISQYCANELVGRKHGLLTQANHSPAAYAEIVEAFSKGTAWQGEMRNKTKDGTTIWVHSTVVPFLDLQGRPSHNVIICQDITKRKIAEKVLAESERLYRTLIENYSDAVFITDLQGNITKTNHQAEELSSLSQQDIVGKNVLQFLPATLRDKLSTSLPMLLQGKSLQVSGVIDCFNAPFTAVIAIAPVKVDEQITSFFIKFSDVSKKVDYEKDIKLLNDTTLALSTTPTLKDATASVIRLLCQYGDFQYGECWMPLYGQPFIKMKSSWWFGNEYRIMKASSEFKTFDSRIDKPSILGSNKWCFSGNIQNDSSFRRKQEAATCGLQSYLSVPLIYRNKLLGVFVLFTTKVLNHPSVDADRLQELVSKLGGELERRNSAEELDRFFNLSPELLCIIGFDGFAKKSNPAFQQLLGYSEDEMSSIKVRELVHPDDISAIKPVREQMIQGRPYKNLELRYRSKDGSYRWLSCSTQSLVEENLVYVTAHDVTQQKLQLEEIERIKIAIDNTSDAISIASSPEHLLYTNPSFEKLLGWTTDKLNAIGWANIFVKPELPHQIVDLLSVQKSWEGDVQLYDTEGNSRDFNLRANIFLNQNGNIKYLCSIFTDIAEQKKAQQEVIKLSQAVEQSENEIYIINPKTGLFSYVNRRALENLGYSAAEIQRLTPVGINPGANRYSFKKQVILLQTGKSKSISYQAYHVRKDGSSYPIEIQLSRIAHGQEQSILANVMDITERRKAEEALLIINERYQLVTKATNDAIWDWDEVKQICYYGEGYKTIFGHTFGNSFGDMELWVENIHPDDVERVVENFYSTAVNKLKEWVIEYRFRCADGSYKFVKDRGYAIFDASRKVVRITGALADNTEHKRSETLLREFNTELSRKVEEKTSKLGHALRLMRQEVIARVRTEETLQQSLQEKEVLLKEIHHRVKNNMAIISGLLSLQTRHAKHPELKVMLKDSQSRIKSMALIHELLYQSDDLSKINFRSYIDELTGGISNSFLDKEKEVKISIEAHEAELDIVQAVPCALILNELLTNCFKYAFVNEQKGEVHISFERSNSQYMLSVADNGIGMPAGFNINGIKTLGMQLVKNLVQQIGGKLYITAHASQKGAVFKIVW, from the coding sequence ATGTCGGATGGGCTTGTGGTGGTTGATACCTGCTGGAACTTCACCTACTTAAATAAGAAGTTTTGTGAGCTGGTAGGGTGCAGCTCAGATGAGCTGACGGGAAAAAATATGTGGGCTCAGTTTCCCGAGATGGTTGGCACATCTTTTTATGAGGCGGCGCATCTTGCCAAAGAAAAACAGCAGTTTACAGAACAGGCAGATTTTAACAAAAAGATCAATAAATGGCTCGAAAGAAAAATATATCCATCTGAAAAGGGCCTGCTGATTCTTTATAATGATATCACCGAGAGAAAAAGAGCAGAGCAAAAGACGCGGCAGGCACAACAGGAACTGGAAGAATTCAAAGCAGCCCTTAGTTTAACCACTATGGTGGCTGTTACCGATCCCGATGGAACGATTAGCTGGGTAAATGAAAATTTTTGTGCCATCAGCCAGTATTGTGCAAATGAGTTAGTTGGGAGGAAGCACGGGCTTCTGACCCAGGCAAACCACAGCCCTGCAGCATATGCCGAAATTGTTGAGGCTTTCAGTAAGGGCACAGCATGGCAGGGCGAGATGAGGAATAAAACCAAAGATGGTACTACCATCTGGGTGCACAGCACAGTGGTTCCTTTCCTGGATCTGCAGGGCAGGCCCAGCCACAATGTGATTATCTGCCAGGATATCACAAAAAGAAAAATAGCAGAAAAAGTACTGGCAGAGAGCGAAAGGCTTTACCGTACACTTATTGAAAATTATTCAGATGCTGTTTTTATTACCGACCTTCAGGGCAACATCACCAAAACCAACCACCAGGCAGAAGAACTCTCTTCCCTAAGTCAGCAGGACATTGTTGGGAAAAACGTGCTACAGTTCCTGCCTGCTACGCTTCGGGACAAGTTAAGTACTTCGCTGCCCATGCTGTTGCAGGGGAAAAGCTTACAGGTAAGCGGTGTTATTGATTGTTTTAACGCACCCTTTACTGCCGTAATAGCCATTGCCCCGGTAAAAGTAGATGAGCAGATCACCTCTTTTTTCATCAAATTCAGTGATGTGAGCAAAAAGGTTGATTATGAAAAAGATATTAAGCTGCTTAATGATACAACCCTGGCGTTAAGCACCACTCCTACCCTTAAAGATGCTACCGCCTCCGTAATCAGACTACTCTGCCAGTATGGTGATTTTCAGTATGGGGAATGCTGGATGCCCTTGTACGGACAGCCATTTATAAAAATGAAAAGCAGCTGGTGGTTCGGTAACGAGTATAGAATCATGAAGGCATCTTCTGAATTCAAGACTTTCGATAGCCGTATAGACAAACCCAGTATACTTGGTTCTAATAAATGGTGCTTTTCAGGAAATATACAAAACGACAGTTCCTTCAGACGGAAGCAGGAGGCAGCTACATGTGGCCTGCAATCATACCTCTCTGTACCTCTGATTTACCGAAACAAATTGCTGGGTGTTTTTGTGCTTTTTACAACAAAAGTGCTAAACCACCCTTCGGTAGATGCTGACAGGCTGCAGGAACTGGTGAGCAAACTAGGCGGAGAACTGGAAAGAAGAAATTCAGCAGAGGAACTAGACAGATTCTTTAACCTCTCGCCGGAGCTGTTATGCATTATAGGTTTTGATGGTTTTGCAAAAAAATCTAATCCGGCATTTCAGCAACTACTTGGCTACTCAGAAGATGAAATGAGCAGCATAAAAGTACGGGAGCTGGTTCATCCTGATGATATCTCTGCCATTAAGCCTGTACGGGAGCAGATGATACAGGGCCGTCCCTATAAAAATCTGGAACTAAGATACCGTTCCAAAGATGGCAGTTACCGCTGGCTCTCCTGTTCTACGCAATCGCTGGTAGAAGAAAATCTTGTATATGTAACTGCCCATGATGTTACACAGCAAAAACTGCAGCTGGAAGAAATTGAACGCATCAAAATAGCCATCGACAATACTTCAGATGCTATTAGTATTGCCTCCAGCCCGGAGCATCTTTTGTACACCAACCCCTCTTTTGAGAAGCTTCTGGGATGGACAACAGATAAACTGAATGCAATCGGCTGGGCAAACATATTTGTAAAGCCTGAGCTTCCCCATCAAATTGTGGATTTGCTGTCGGTGCAGAAAAGCTGGGAAGGTGATGTACAGCTTTACGATACTGAAGGCAACAGCCGCGACTTTAATCTTAGAGCCAATATCTTTCTAAACCAGAATGGTAATATCAAATACCTCTGCAGCATATTTACAGATATTGCCGAACAGAAAAAAGCACAGCAGGAGGTTATTAAGCTAAGTCAGGCAGTAGAACAGAGCGAAAATGAGATTTACATCATCAATCCAAAAACAGGGCTATTCAGCTATGTAAACCGCAGGGCACTGGAAAACCTTGGTTATTCAGCTGCAGAAATACAGAGGCTGACGCCTGTCGGCATCAATCCAGGTGCTAACCGCTACAGCTTTAAAAAACAGGTTATTTTGTTGCAAACCGGAAAAAGCAAAAGCATCAGCTACCAGGCATACCATGTGCGTAAAGATGGCAGCAGCTATCCGATAGAGATACAGCTATCGCGTATTGCGCACGGGCAGGAGCAATCAATACTGGCAAATGTTATGGACATAACCGAACGCCGAAAAGCAGAAGAAGCCCTGCTCATAATCAATGAACGTTATCAGCTGGTAACAAAGGCTACCAATGATGCCATCTGGGACTGGGACGAGGTAAAACAGATCTGCTACTATGGTGAGGGATACAAAACCATTTTCGGGCACACATTTGGTAATTCGTTTGGAGATATGGAACTCTGGGTGGAAAATATTCATCCGGATGATGTTGAACGGGTAGTGGAGAATTTTTACAGTACCGCTGTTAACAAGCTGAAAGAATGGGTAATTGAGTACCGCTTCAGATGTGCCGATGGCTCCTACAAATTTGTAAAAGACAGAGGTTATGCAATTTTTGATGCATCCAGAAAAGTAGTGCGGATTACGGGTGCCCTGGCCGATAATACTGAACACAAACGCAGCGAAACCCTGCTTAGAGAATTTAACACCGAACTAAGCAGAAAAGTAGAAGAAAAAACTTCCAAGCTGGGTCATGCGCTGCGATTAATGCGTCAGGAGGTAATTGCAAGGGTGCGTACCGAAGAAACCCTGCAGCAATCGCTACAGGAAAAAGAGGTGCTCCTGAAGGAAATTCACCACCGCGTAAAGAACAATATGGCTATTATCTCAGGCCTGCTCTCCCTACAAACACGGCATGCAAAACATCCCGAGCTCAAGGTAATGCTAAAGGACAGCCAATCCAGGATAAAAAGTATGGCCCTGATACATGAACTGTTATATCAGAGTGATGATTTATCAAAGATAAACTTCAGGTCTTATATTGATGAGCTTACAGGAGGCATTTCCAACTCATTTCTGGATAAAGAAAAAGAAGTGAAAATCAGCATTGAGGCCCATGAAGCTGAGCTGGATATTGTGCAGGCAGTACCCTGTGCTCTTATTTTAAACGAACTACTTACCAACTGCTTTAAGTATGCTTTTGTAAATGAGCAGAAAGGTGAAGTACACATCAGTTTTGAACGCAGCAACTCGCAGTACATGTTATCAGTAGCTGATAATGGAATAGGGATGCCCGCAGGTTTCAACATCAATGGCATTAAAACACTGGGCATGCAATTAGTTAAAAACCTGGTGCAGCAAATTGGCGGAAAGCTTTATATTACTGCTCATGCCAGCCAAAAGGGTGCTGTATTTAAAATTGTTTGGTAG
- a CDS encoding PAS domain-containing protein (COG2203 FOG: GAF domain), protein MSRKSTSFICWKFYLPLGLLFLVVLFCFYLSRSAGQKEQQIALLVQGIEKVQQDINLVDALVQKNRPEMLPLLTGQISNSIAYIEDNIADNIISDNFRTEWQAVKEGWQQIGVVDSEAMPAPELPEKVAPVAHFKELQLKCLGLLTRLGAQQMEAAKLSQIAFYTGLFLCSCLAIFIPFFIQGFLLNPLDKLEQQIDALGTDHAPVADGVNVFFMPVINHLSQYHARNKILVEAAAQIGDGNFEQDEDELHRSGLFGQAVLGLREKMKAYFQAEHRRNWSSQGIEQFTKLLREKGQDTNSMCKSLVSELVPFVNASQGALFIVAEEEGEAVLQLNASYAWNRHKFQSKTIRYGEGLIGQVAQEMDPLLITDVPEDYITIGSGLGRAKPRCILIMPLIANESFQGVLELASFHVVEPHELDFLKKLSESIASTLANLKSTGNTKELLAKANAANAHLQAQEEELRQNTEELIATQEAMRKKELEYTGLFSSIDYSLFTAEFDLKGFLLRANDKLQNLVGIKDKDLGQMRCLQLLQVPDWTEAEKAKFLESLKQGTPQNLECQLVKQADMWISASFTPVQNTSGKVQKVMMLASDITEKKNAELAYVAQAEEIMVQEEKLRVYTAELEALQSGLSERLQEARQEMQRQIEEIAAEKAKNEAILEGCVDGVVSFDEKGRVVFFNHAAEEIWETSRLHVMGSKIHHLISIEIQQAGGEPQVYFMKNGNSKVLDIRTEVPLISARGEEIEALLTLTRVKVDDTYLFTAFVQKVTVELF, encoded by the coding sequence ATGAGTAGAAAAAGTACAAGTTTTATTTGCTGGAAATTTTACTTGCCACTTGGGCTTTTGTTCCTGGTAGTGCTGTTCTGTTTTTACCTTAGCCGCAGTGCCGGCCAAAAGGAACAACAAATTGCATTGCTGGTGCAGGGCATCGAAAAGGTTCAGCAGGACATTAACCTGGTGGATGCGCTGGTGCAAAAAAACAGGCCCGAAATGCTGCCCTTACTGACAGGGCAAATCAGCAACAGCATAGCATATATTGAAGATAACATAGCCGATAACATAATATCCGACAATTTCAGAACAGAATGGCAGGCGGTTAAGGAGGGCTGGCAGCAGATAGGTGTAGTAGATTCAGAAGCGATGCCAGCCCCCGAACTGCCTGAAAAAGTGGCGCCCGTAGCGCATTTTAAAGAACTTCAGCTAAAGTGCCTGGGCCTGCTTACCCGGTTGGGTGCCCAGCAGATGGAGGCAGCAAAACTGAGCCAAATAGCTTTTTACACCGGACTGTTTCTCTGCAGCTGTCTGGCTATTTTCATTCCCTTTTTCATTCAGGGTTTCCTGCTGAACCCCCTGGATAAGCTGGAGCAGCAAATTGATGCCCTGGGCACCGATCATGCTCCTGTTGCAGATGGTGTGAATGTATTTTTCATGCCTGTTATCAACCATTTATCACAATACCATGCCCGCAATAAAATACTGGTGGAGGCAGCTGCTCAAATTGGTGATGGTAATTTTGAACAGGATGAGGACGAACTGCACAGGAGTGGCTTATTCGGACAGGCAGTGCTTGGTTTGCGGGAGAAAATGAAGGCTTATTTTCAGGCTGAGCACCGCAGAAACTGGAGCAGCCAGGGAATAGAACAGTTTACAAAGCTGCTGAGAGAAAAGGGGCAGGACACCAATAGTATGTGTAAAAGCCTGGTATCTGAACTGGTTCCTTTTGTAAATGCCAGCCAGGGTGCGCTTTTTATTGTAGCGGAAGAGGAGGGTGAAGCAGTACTTCAGCTAAATGCTTCCTATGCCTGGAACCGGCATAAGTTTCAGTCAAAGACCATCCGCTACGGAGAAGGGCTTATAGGCCAGGTAGCCCAGGAGATGGATCCCCTCCTGATTACTGATGTTCCCGAAGATTATATCACGATTGGCTCCGGACTGGGAAGGGCAAAACCCAGATGTATCCTGATCATGCCCCTGATTGCAAATGAATCTTTTCAGGGTGTGCTAGAGCTGGCTTCTTTTCATGTGGTTGAGCCGCATGAGCTTGATTTCTTAAAAAAGCTAAGCGAAAGCATTGCATCAACCCTGGCCAACCTGAAATCTACCGGAAATACAAAAGAGCTGCTGGCAAAAGCAAATGCTGCCAACGCGCACCTGCAGGCTCAGGAAGAAGAATTGCGCCAGAATACAGAAGAACTCATTGCAACCCAGGAAGCCATGCGGAAGAAAGAGCTGGAGTATACCGGCTTGTTCTCTTCCATTGACTACAGCTTGTTTACAGCAGAGTTCGACCTGAAGGGCTTTTTGCTGCGGGCCAATGATAAATTGCAAAACCTGGTAGGTATAAAAGACAAAGATCTTGGCCAGATGCGCTGTTTACAGCTCCTGCAGGTGCCCGACTGGACCGAGGCCGAAAAAGCTAAATTTCTGGAGAGCCTGAAACAGGGAACACCTCAGAACCTGGAATGTCAGCTGGTGAAACAGGCAGATATGTGGATTTCAGCGTCTTTCACACCGGTTCAGAATACCTCGGGCAAGGTGCAAAAGGTAATGATGCTGGCCAGCGATATTACCGAAAAGAAAAATGCCGAACTGGCCTATGTTGCCCAGGCTGAAGAAATAATGGTACAGGAGGAAAAGCTGCGGGTGTATACGGCAGAGCTGGAAGCCCTGCAGTCTGGACTTTCTGAAAGGCTGCAGGAGGCCAGGCAGGAAATGCAGCGGCAAATAGAAGAGATAGCTGCCGAAAAAGCCAAAAACGAAGCTATTCTGGAGGGTTGTGTAGATGGCGTGGTTTCTTTCGATGAAAAAGGCAGAGTTGTATTCTTTAACCACGCTGCCGAAGAAATATGGGAAACCTCACGGCTGCATGTCATGGGCAGCAAAATCCACCATCTTATTTCCATAGAAATACAGCAGGCAGGGGGAGAACCCCAGGTTTACTTTATGAAAAACGGCAACAGCAAGGTGCTGGATATTAGAACTGAAGTGCCCCTGATCAGTGCCCGGGGAGAAGAGATCGAAGCGCTGCTCACCCTAACCCGGGTGAAGGTTGATGATACTTATTTATTTACAGCATTTGTGCAGAAGGTAACAGTGGAGCTTTTCTAA
- a CDS encoding response regulator (COG0784 FOG: CheY-like receiver) gives MDLGIRKILVVEDEAIIAMALAADLEDMGYEAALAGSGEEALEMFRQELFDLVLMDIQLSGNWDGIETIQRIQELANPKVVFITGNSEKGTVNKLQSLKTHGFLVKPINTNDLRLLLDAIQHQVPKG, from the coding sequence ATGGATTTAGGCATACGCAAAATACTGGTTGTTGAAGATGAGGCCATCATTGCCATGGCCCTGGCAGCTGATCTTGAAGATATGGGCTACGAAGCAGCACTGGCCGGCAGTGGCGAAGAAGCCCTGGAAATGTTCAGGCAGGAGCTGTTTGACCTTGTGCTGATGGATATACAGCTCAGTGGAAACTGGGATGGAATTGAAACAATCCAAAGGATACAGGAGCTAGCTAATCCGAAAGTTGTGTTTATTACGGGCAATTCAGAAAAGGGAACTGTTAATAAGCTCCAGAGCTTGAAAACGCATGGTTTTCTGGTAAAACCAATCAACACCAATGACCTGAGATTGCTTTTAGATGCTATACAGCATCAGGTACCAAAAGGCTGA